The following proteins are encoded in a genomic region of Synechococcus sp. ROS8604:
- a CDS encoding phage holin family protein: MGTLGWLLQWPIRALVLLVVAALPLGVELASFGTALWAAVLIGLLGTLLILPLKVVMGPVWAITSLGGLISPVSFLFNWMITVILFGLAAWLIQGFRLKNGLISAILGAVVYSVISAVVLRALGIADVDFTRAALIGSLA; the protein is encoded by the coding sequence ATGGGAACGCTTGGCTGGTTGCTGCAATGGCCGATTCGGGCCCTTGTATTGCTTGTCGTGGCAGCTCTTCCGCTCGGAGTGGAACTGGCCAGCTTCGGGACAGCCCTATGGGCAGCAGTGTTGATTGGCTTGTTGGGCACGCTGCTGATCCTGCCGCTCAAAGTGGTGATGGGCCCGGTTTGGGCCATTACCTCGCTCGGTGGGTTGATTTCGCCGGTGTCGTTCCTGTTCAACTGGATGATCACGGTCATCCTGTTTGGTTTGGCCGCTTGGCTGATACAGGGCTTTCGCCTTAAAAACGGCCTGATCAGTGCGATCCTTGGCGCGGTTGTCTACAGCGTGATCAGTGCTGTGGTGTTGCGTGCCCTTGGCATCGCTGATGTGGACTTCACCAGGGCCGCCTTGATCGGATCGTTGGCCTGA
- the uvrB gene encoding excinuclease ABC subunit UvrB, with product MPAYELSAPYTPKGDQPTAIAKLVEGVNGGERYQTLLGATGTGKTFTMANVIAQTGRPALVLAHNKTLAAQLCNELREFFPHNAVEYFISYYDYYQPEAYVPVSDTYIAKTASINEEIDMLRHSATRSLFERRDVIVVASISCIYGLGIPSEYLKAAVPFKVGENLDLRGSLRDLVNNQYSRNDTEAGRGRFRVKGDVLEIGPAYDDRLVRIELFGDEVEAIRYVDPTTGEILQSLEAISIYPAKHFVTPKERLNDAVKAIRSELKDRLEFLNGEGKLLEAQRLEQRATYDLEMLQQIGYCNGVENYARHLAGREPGSAPECLIDYFPDDWLLIVDESHVTCSQLLAMYNGDQARKKVLIDHGFRLPSAADNRPLKSEEFWGKAKQTVFVSATPGNWEMEVSEGQVAEQVIRPTGVLDPLVEVRPTTGQVDDLLGEIRERASKKQRVLVTTLTKRMAEDLTDYLAENKVRVRYLHSEIHSIERIEIIQDLRLGEYDVLVGVNLLREGLDLPEVSLVAILDADKEGFLRAQRSLIQTIGRAARHVEGKALLYAETMTDSMAKAIEETERRRSIQHTYNEKHGITPTAAGKKASNSILSFLELSRKLKADGPDADLVKVAGKAVQALEEDSDGLALDALPELIDQLELKMKESAKKLDFEEAANLRDRIKKLRQKLVGSGR from the coding sequence ATGCCCGCCTACGAGCTATCGGCGCCCTACACCCCCAAGGGAGATCAACCCACGGCGATCGCCAAATTGGTGGAGGGTGTCAATGGTGGAGAGCGTTATCAAACGCTTTTGGGTGCGACGGGTACGGGCAAGACGTTCACGATGGCCAACGTGATCGCCCAAACCGGACGTCCGGCCTTGGTGTTGGCCCACAACAAAACGTTGGCGGCCCAGCTTTGCAATGAGCTCCGGGAGTTCTTTCCGCATAATGCTGTGGAATATTTTATCTCCTATTACGACTACTACCAACCGGAAGCTTATGTTCCGGTGAGTGATACTTATATTGCTAAAACAGCATCGATTAACGAAGAAATCGACATGCTGCGTCACTCTGCGACGCGGTCTCTGTTTGAACGTCGCGACGTGATTGTGGTGGCTTCGATTAGTTGTATTTATGGGCTAGGAATTCCAAGCGAATATCTCAAGGCGGCGGTGCCGTTCAAGGTGGGAGAAAACCTAGATCTGAGGGGATCGTTGCGCGATTTGGTGAACAACCAGTACAGCCGCAACGATACGGAAGCTGGCCGTGGGCGTTTTCGCGTGAAAGGAGATGTGCTTGAAATCGGTCCGGCCTATGACGACCGCTTGGTGCGGATTGAATTGTTCGGTGATGAGGTGGAGGCGATTCGCTATGTGGACCCAACCACCGGTGAAATTCTTCAAAGCTTGGAAGCCATTAGCATTTATCCGGCTAAACACTTTGTGACACCAAAAGAGCGTCTGAATGATGCTGTGAAGGCGATTCGTAGTGAGCTCAAAGACCGATTGGAGTTTTTAAATGGAGAAGGAAAGTTGCTCGAGGCTCAACGCTTAGAACAACGCGCCACCTATGACCTGGAGATGTTGCAACAAATCGGGTATTGCAATGGAGTGGAGAACTACGCCCGTCATTTGGCTGGTCGTGAGCCTGGATCCGCTCCCGAATGTCTGATTGATTACTTTCCAGACGATTGGTTGTTGATCGTGGATGAAAGCCACGTGACCTGCTCCCAACTTCTTGCCATGTACAACGGCGACCAGGCCCGCAAAAAGGTGCTGATCGACCATGGCTTCCGTTTGCCGAGTGCGGCGGACAATCGGCCCCTGAAATCGGAGGAGTTTTGGGGCAAGGCCAAGCAGACCGTGTTCGTGAGTGCCACCCCGGGAAACTGGGAGATGGAGGTCAGTGAGGGCCAAGTCGCCGAACAGGTGATCCGTCCCACGGGTGTGCTGGACCCGCTTGTGGAGGTGCGGCCTACCACCGGACAAGTGGATGACTTGCTCGGTGAGATTCGTGAGCGTGCGTCCAAGAAGCAGCGGGTGCTGGTGACCACGCTCACCAAGCGGATGGCGGAAGACCTGACGGATTACTTGGCTGAAAATAAAGTTCGCGTGCGCTATTTGCACTCCGAAATTCACTCGATTGAACGGATCGAGATCATTCAGGATCTACGCCTCGGTGAATACGACGTGCTCGTTGGCGTGAACTTGCTCCGGGAAGGATTGGATCTCCCCGAAGTGTCGCTGGTGGCGATCCTTGATGCGGATAAGGAAGGTTTCCTGCGAGCTCAGCGCTCCTTGATTCAGACGATCGGCCGTGCAGCCCGGCATGTGGAAGGCAAAGCCTTGCTTTACGCCGAGACCATGACCGACTCCATGGCCAAGGCGATTGAAGAAACCGAGCGTCGCCGCAGCATTCAGCACACCTACAACGAAAAGCACGGGATTACCCCCACCGCTGCAGGCAAGAAAGCCAGCAATTCCATTCTCAGTTTTCTTGAGTTGTCACGGAAGCTCAAAGCTGATGGCCCGGATGCGGACTTGGTCAAGGTGGCTGGAAAGGCGGTTCAAGCCTTAGAGGAAGACAGCGATGGCTTGGCTCTCGATGCCCTGCCTGAGCTGATTGATCAACTCGAGCTGAAGATGAAGGAGTCAGCCAAGAAGCTCGACTTCGAGGAAGCGGCCAACCTGAGGGATCGGATCAAGAAGCTGCGCCAGAAGTTGGTGGGGAGCGGCAGATGA